The following are encoded together in the Kribbella sp. CA-293567 genome:
- a CDS encoding TIGR03084 family metal-binding protein: protein MLDELLAELSAESVELDLLVGGLTAEGWATPTPADGWTVAHQIAHLAWTDEAARLAAAEPEEFQEELRKAVENPSRFVDDGAAEGVALGPGELLTYWRQARGELQEALRAVPRGQQVAWFGPPMSPASMATARLMETWAHGQDVADALGVKRTPSNRLKHVAHLAVRTRDFAYLLNDRQPPAAPFHVELTGPEGDQWSWGPEDAEQRVTGSALDFCLLATQRRHRDDLDVRAVGTEADEWLGIIQTFAGMPGKGRERGQFA, encoded by the coding sequence GTGCTTGATGAGCTGCTGGCTGAACTGAGTGCCGAGAGTGTCGAGCTGGATCTGCTGGTGGGCGGGTTGACCGCGGAGGGGTGGGCCACGCCGACACCTGCCGACGGATGGACCGTCGCGCATCAGATCGCTCACCTCGCGTGGACGGACGAGGCCGCGCGGTTGGCCGCGGCCGAGCCGGAGGAGTTCCAGGAGGAACTGCGGAAGGCTGTGGAGAACCCGAGCCGGTTTGTGGATGACGGGGCCGCGGAGGGGGTCGCGCTGGGGCCTGGGGAGTTGCTGACGTACTGGCGGCAGGCTCGAGGTGAGCTGCAGGAGGCGCTGCGGGCAGTGCCGCGTGGGCAGCAGGTCGCGTGGTTCGGGCCGCCGATGAGTCCGGCCTCGATGGCCACTGCCCGGTTGATGGAGACGTGGGCCCATGGGCAGGACGTGGCCGATGCGCTGGGCGTGAAGCGGACGCCGTCCAACCGGTTGAAGCACGTCGCGCATCTCGCCGTACGGACGAGGGACTTCGCCTACCTGCTGAACGACCGCCAACCGCCGGCTGCTCCGTTCCACGTGGAACTGACGGGTCCGGAGGGCGACCAGTGGAGCTGGGGCCCGGAGGATGCTGAGCAGCGGGTCACCGGCAGTGCGCTCGACTTCTGTCTGCTCGCGACGCAGCGACGGCATCGTGACGACCTCGACGTACGGGCGGTGGGTACCGAGGCCGACGAGTGGCTGGGGATCATCCAGACGTTCGCCGGGATGCCGGGGAAGGGTCGCGAGCGGGGGCAGTTCGCGTGA
- a CDS encoding acyclic terpene utilization AtuA family protein yields the protein MTEGSSERAPIRIGNASGFYGDRFSAFQEMVTGGPLDVVTGDYLAELTMLILGRDRLKDPSLGYAKTFLKQLEAGLGEALDRQIKVVSNAGGLNPAGLARAIEALAGKLGLHPKIAYVEGDDLLPRAGELDLGRPLTANAYLGAWGITEALQAGAEVVVTGRVTDASVIVGPAAAHHGWRRDQYDELAGAVVAGHVIECGCQATGGNYAFFHELRNLDRPGFPIAEIHADGSSVITKHDGTGGAVTIDTVKAQLLYEITGARYAGPDVTARMDTIELSQDGPDRIRITGVEGEPPPPTYKVSLNSVGGFRNEVAFVLTGLELEAKAELVKRQLEQELPTEPAELKWSLVWTEQPNADTEELASVLLRCIVRDPDPKVVGRAFSGVAIELALASYPGFHVTAPPGEASPYGVFTAGYVDAHEVEHVVVLPDGALRTIRPAEETQELEPAEGGALPMPLPQLVAAGRPARSLTREVPLGRVMGARSGDKGGDANVGVWVRNETAWRWFAHTLTVEKFQELLPETAGLPVTRHVLPNLWALNFVVGGLLGEGVASQARFDPQAKAVGEWLRSRYVDVPEVLL from the coding sequence GTGACGGAGGGCAGCAGCGAGCGGGCGCCGATCCGGATCGGGAACGCGTCGGGGTTCTACGGGGACCGGTTCAGCGCGTTCCAGGAGATGGTGACCGGCGGGCCGCTGGACGTGGTGACCGGTGACTACCTGGCCGAGCTGACGATGCTGATCCTCGGCCGCGACCGGCTGAAGGATCCGTCCCTGGGTTATGCGAAGACCTTCCTCAAGCAGCTCGAAGCAGGGCTCGGTGAGGCGCTGGACCGGCAGATCAAGGTGGTCAGCAACGCGGGCGGACTCAACCCCGCGGGACTCGCGCGGGCGATCGAGGCACTGGCCGGCAAGCTCGGACTGCATCCCAAGATCGCGTACGTCGAAGGCGACGACCTGCTGCCGCGCGCCGGTGAGCTCGACCTCGGCCGACCACTGACGGCCAACGCCTACCTCGGAGCCTGGGGAATCACCGAGGCCCTCCAGGCCGGAGCGGAGGTGGTCGTCACCGGCCGGGTCACCGACGCCTCGGTGATCGTCGGGCCGGCCGCCGCCCATCACGGCTGGCGGCGCGACCAGTACGACGAACTCGCGGGCGCCGTCGTCGCCGGGCACGTGATCGAGTGCGGTTGCCAGGCGACCGGCGGCAACTACGCCTTCTTCCACGAGCTCCGCAACCTCGACCGGCCCGGCTTCCCGATCGCGGAGATCCACGCCGACGGCAGCAGCGTGATCACCAAGCACGACGGCACCGGCGGCGCGGTCACGATCGACACGGTCAAGGCGCAACTCCTCTACGAGATCACCGGCGCCCGGTACGCCGGTCCGGACGTGACCGCCCGGATGGACACCATCGAGCTGTCCCAGGACGGCCCTGACCGGATCCGGATCACCGGCGTCGAGGGCGAGCCGCCACCGCCGACGTACAAGGTGTCGCTGAACAGCGTCGGCGGGTTCCGCAACGAGGTGGCTTTCGTGCTGACCGGCCTCGAACTGGAAGCGAAGGCCGAGCTGGTCAAACGGCAGCTCGAACAGGAGCTGCCGACCGAGCCGGCCGAGCTGAAGTGGTCGCTGGTCTGGACGGAACAGCCGAACGCGGACACCGAGGAGCTCGCGAGCGTGCTGCTCAGGTGCATCGTCAGGGACCCTGACCCGAAGGTGGTCGGCCGCGCGTTCTCCGGTGTGGCGATCGAGCTGGCGCTGGCCAGCTACCCGGGATTCCACGTGACGGCGCCGCCCGGAGAGGCTTCGCCGTACGGCGTGTTCACGGCCGGGTACGTCGACGCGCACGAGGTCGAGCACGTGGTGGTGCTGCCCGACGGCGCGCTCCGCACGATCCGGCCGGCGGAAGAGACGCAGGAGCTGGAGCCGGCCGAAGGCGGTGCGCTGCCGATGCCGTTGCCACAACTCGTGGCAGCGGGGCGGCCGGCCAGGTCGCTCACGCGGGAGGTGCCGCTCGGGCGAGTCATGGGAGCACGCAGCGGCGACAAGGGTGGTGACGCGAACGTCGGGGTGTGGGTGCGGAACGAGACCGCCTGGCGCTGGTTCGCGCACACGTTGACGGTGGAGAAGTTCCAGGAACTGCTGCCGGAGACCGCCGGCCTGCCCGTGACCAGGCACGTGCTGCCGAATCTGTGGGCACTCAACTTCGTCGTCGGCGGGTTGCTGGGCGAGGGCGTCGCTTCGCAGGCACGTTTCGATCCGCAGGCGAAGGCGGTCGGCGAGTGGCTGCGGTCGCGGTACGTCGACGTACCGGAGGTGCTGTTGTGA